The Persephonella sp. genome segment TAGCCAGATAAAATTTTTGTTTTTAATTTAACGGATTTCTAAAAGTTATAAGATTTTATGATTTGGAATTTTAGAAATGAATTAATTATAAATTCTTTTGTAAATTTCTCGCTTTATAGTTCATAAATTTTTAGAAATAGCAAGTTTATAAACATTTTTAAGATTTAGAAGGAATTTTAGAACTTTATTCCTTCCTCCTTTAGAAGATTTTCAATATTAAGTTTTAAATTATCTATAACATCAATTGTGTCGTCCCAGTCTGTTATAATCCATCTTTTGCCTCTTTCTGCAACCCAGACTTTCTTATCCTGTGTAAAAATCCATATCACCTTTTCAACTCCGCTATCGAGTAAATCCTGAGTTTTCCTATGGAAGTAATCCTGTGGATTTTCAAATTTTCTAAGGTCTGCCTTAGTATCAATTTCTATAATAACCTTTGGAGGAATGGTTAGATATTTATCTGATATTTTTTTGAGTTTTTCTTTTTCTATTATTGCTATATCAAGGTTATACCAGCTACGTGGAGCAAATTTGTAGCCAATTTCATGACCAAAAACAAAATATTTTTTCTTCAGAGAATTGTAAATATAATTAGAAATAATCATTACTAAAAGTGCCTGTAATTCACTACTCCCCATAATTTCCTCCGTTGTTTTCTCCCCTGATATTACTTTGTCATAATCCCGGTAATAAATAGGTGAGCCTTTTCTCATCTCGTATATGAGATACTTAGGAATTCTTTTTCTTGTCTTTGTTTTTTTGTTCATTACAGCTTCCATAAAATTCACCTCTGTAAAAGGTTCTATAGTTAATTCTAATCTTTTGTTCAGATAATACAAGGATAACTTATTTTGATAAATAATCTTTAATATTCCGGGCTACTTTTCTGGGGATGCCTAATTTTTCCAGTTCTTCAACTTTTGCCATGGCAATTCTGTCTATGGTTTTATAGGTTCTGTATAAAATTTCTTTTCTTTTTTTGCCTATTCCTTTTATATTGTCCAAAACTTCTTTAAGTCCTTCTTTTTCCCGAAGTTTCCTATTATAAGAAATTGCAAATCTATGGGCTTCATCTCTTATAGTTGTAAATAATTTAAGCAGTTCCTTATGGTCAAACAGACGAACTTCCTTACCGTCATCTGTATAGATAATCTCTTCTTTTTTGGCTATTGAAAACACACGGAGATTTTCCAGCCCCAGAGCATCTTTTACGATTAGCCCTTGTTTAAGCTGTCCTTTTCCTCCGTCAATAAGCACAAGAGGAAGTTTTTCAAACTCTTTGTATCTTTTAAATCTTCTATATAAAACTTCCCTTAAAGATGCATAATCATCAACACCTTTGACGGTCTTTACCCTGAATCTTCTGTATTCTTTTTTATTCATCTCTCCATTTTCCCAGACTACGCAAGAACCGACTGTAAACTCTCCCTGCAAGGTTGATATATCAAATCCTTCAATCCTTTCAGGGAGTTGGAAGCCAAAAACTTCAGCAAATTTTTTCTTAATATCTGTTAAATCAATAAATGAAAAATTCCTTTCTATAAAACTTATTATCTGCTCCGGAATCTGATACTCAATCTGGACTTGTTTGCCTTTCTTGTTAGATAGCCATTTTTGTATATTTTCCTTTTCTGATAAAGGCTGGTTTGAGATTACTATTTCCGGAATAAAATTTCCCCGTGAGTAGTAGCCTGTAATAACTGCATCGTAAAAGCTATCTTCTAAGCCTTGTCGGGTGATATCTATAAAATTTTTTCCTACTATTCTGTGTCCCCTGATTATTACCAGCAAAACTTTATTTCCTGCAAAATAAAAAAGGTCTGCCTCTTCAAAAGGAAGTCCTAAAACTTCCTGTTTTTGCACCAGATTTTCCATTGCTGTAATCTGGTCACGAACAATCGCAGCTTTTTCAAACATCATTTTTGATGTATATTCCTCAATCCTGTCATAAAGCTGGTAGATAACTTTTTTCACATTTCCGGATAAAAATGCTTTAGCAGCTTTTACATCAAAGTTGTAATCCTTTTTTGAGATTTTATTTACACAAGGAGCAGAACAAAGCCCAAGATGATAATCAAAACAGACAATATTCCTTTTTGGTAAAGGGTCACAGGTTCTAAGTTTAAATAATTTATGAATTAAATCCTTCATAGCCCGTGCAGTTCTGGCAGGTAAGAAGGGCCCAAAATATTCCCCTTTAATCTCGCCGTATTTTCTGCTGATTAATACCGTTGGATACTCATCATCGGTAATGACCAGCATAGGATAACCGGAGCCGGATTTAAGACGGACATTGTATTTAGGTTTATACTGTTTTATAAGTTCATTTTCAAGGACGAAAGCTTCATAATCGGATTTTGTGATAATCCATTCTATTCTTGAGCTTTCCTCAAAAATCCTTTTTTCTTTCGGGTCTAATTTTAAATTCTGCCAGTGTCCTTTTAGACGGGATTTTAGATTTTTTGCCTTGCCTATATAGATATGCTTTCCTGAATTATCTTTAAACAGATAAACCCCCGGTTCCTCAGGGGCTTTATCTATGTATTTTTTTAGTATTTGAAAGTTATCAGAGGGCACAGCATCCTTCATCTTCTGCAAAGGATATAAGGTTCATTATTTCCTCAAATGAAGGGACTTTATCGCTTACATATTGAACCACGCCATATTGGTCAATTAGAATAAAGAAATCCTTATTTTCATCAAGGCCAAAATGTTTTGCAAAATCTTTTGTGGTTATCTGGACATAATCAATTAGCTTTACATTTGCTTTTTCAAACTCATCTTCATACTGTTCAAGCTTGTCATCATCAGCTTTATATATAACAATATGATATTTTTGTTTCAGGTCGTATAGATTTTTGCCCTTTATTCCGTCTAAAAACTCAAAGTAAGGAGCTTGACTACCAATTTTTGTTATCATATTACCTCCCTTTGCATATTTTGCCAAAGTTTATAATATATATTGGTTTTTACTTTATATCAAATTTTGAAGGAGAGATAATTGAAACAGACACAAAAAGCAGTTAGAAATGATGTTCGGAATATTGCTATCATTGCCCATGTTGACCATGGGAAGACTACCCTTGTTGATGCCCTTCTAAAGCAAAGCGGAACATTCAGGGAAAATGAGGAAGTAGAAGAAAGAATAATGGATAATATTGATCTGGAAAGGGAAAGGGGCATCACAATAATGGCCAAAAATACGGCTATTTACTACAAGGGTATCAAAATAAATATCGTTGACACACCGGGACACGCTGATTTTGGTGGCGAGGTTGAAAGAACATTAAAAATGGTTGACGGGGTTATTCTTCTCGTTGATGCAGCAGAAGGTCCAATGCCCCAAACAAGATTTGTTCTGCAAAAAGCCCTTGAAGCAGGATTAACACCACTTGTTGTGATAAACAAGATTGACAGACCTGACAGCCGTATAAATCAGGTTATTGATGAGATATACGACCTGTTCATAGATCTTGATGCCACAGAAGAACAATTGGATTTCCCAATTATTTATGCGATAGGAAAAGACGGAATTGCTAAAAAAGAGCTTGATGATGACAGTAAAGATTTAAGACCTTTATTTGAGGAAATAATAAACTATATGCCCCCTCCAGAATACGACCCTGATAAAGGTTTTCAGTTTTTAATTACATCTCTTGATTATGATAACTACGTCGGAAGACTGGCAATAGGCAGAGTATTTAATGGTAGTGTAAAAGTTAATCAGCAAGTTTCGGTAGTTAAACCTGACGGCAGAATAGTAAAGGGAATAGTCCGTAATATATATACCTATGAAGGTTTAAAAAGGGTGGAAACAAGAGAAGCAAAAGCAGGAGATATTATTGCTATTGCCGGAATTGATGATATCCAGATAGGAGATACAATAGCCGATGCTGAAAATCCAGAGGCATTACCACCTATCACAGTAGAAGAACCTACAATATCTATGGTTTTTTCTGTAAATGACTCTCCATTTGCAGGTAGAAGCGGGAAATTCTTAACCTCAAGACATTTAAGGGAAAGGTTATACAAAGAAACCCTTACAAATGTTGCCCTTAGAGTTGAAGATACAGATAATCCGGAGGCATTTCTGGTCAAAGGCAGAGGCGAACTTCAGCTGGCAATTCTTGCTGAAATGATGCGTAGAGAAGGATATGAGTTTCAGGTATCAAAACCGGAAGTAATCATAAAAGAGGAAAACGGGGTTAAACTTGAGCCGGTAGAAAGGGTTTTAATTGATATTCCTGAAGAGTTTATCGGAACAGTTACGGAAAAGTTAGGCGCAAGAAAAGGAAAAATGATAAATATGATAAACCACGGCAGTGGCAGAGTTAGACTGGAGTTTCTTATTCCTTCAAGAGGATTAATCGGTTATAGGTCAGAGTTCAAAACAGATACAAAAGGGGAAGGAATAATAAACACTATATTTGACAGCTGGCAACCCTGGTCTGGTGATATAAGAATTAGACAAAATGGTGCCCTTGTTGCTGATAGAAAAGGAGTTGCTACCCCATATGCTATATATTCATTGCAGGATAGGGGAATATTTTTTATTCCACCGGGAACAGAAGTTTATGAAGGAATGGTAATAGGAGAGCATAACAGGGATAATGACCTTTGGGTAAATATCACAAGGGAGAAAAAACTTACAAATGTCCGTGCAGCTGCAAATGATGAAAATATAAAAGTTGTGCCCCATAAAGTAATGGACTTTGAAAAGGCTATGGAATGGATAACAGATGATGAACTTATAGAAGTTACTCCGGATGCAATAAGAATTAGAAAAAAACAGCTTAGAAAACCATAATGGGCGAAATAGTTCAGTTTTTAATACCCTCGGTTTTGGGAGCTTTCATAGGATATATAACAAACTATCTTGCTATAAAAATGTTATTCCGTCCTTTTGAGGAAAAGAGAATATTCGGGGTAAAAATCCCTTTCACCCCGGGACTTATTCCCAAAAGAAGAAAAGAGATAGCTATATCCCTTGCAAAAACAATAGAAGAGCATCTTTTTACCACAGAAAAACTCCATAAACTTTTTGAAGAAAGTGGTTATAAAGAAAGATTACAAAAAAGAGTAGAAATTGTCCTTGACCAGCTAATAGATGAGATATTGGAGGACTTAGTAAAATCAGTTAAAAGCGGTATATCCATTGGAAAATTTAATATTAAAACAACTATTGTAGCCACAGCCCTTGAAAAAGCTATTGAAAAACTTTCAGAGAATCTAAAGGAAAAACTCAAAGATAAACTCCTTGAAAAAGCCTCTGATAACATAGAGAAAAATATAGAGGAAGAATTGCCACAAATTCTATCCCAACTTAATATTGAAAAAATGGTTGTTGATACACTCATGGAGATGGATATTCAAACTTTGGAAGAAATTGTCATAGGATTTTCTGAGAAACAATTAAAACATATCACCTATACAGGAGCCGTTCTGGGATTTTTAATTGGATTGTTGCAGAGTATTTTATACTTGTTACACTAACCTTTAAGAAAAAATTTAAAAATTTGAGTCTGTCGATCGCAGATTTTTGACCTTTAATTGAGACAAAATCTCACAGGAAATTTAGCTAAAATTTAAATCTCGGCTTTGTATACCAAAGGTTTGTCGATCCCCAGGGATTTTTACGGGATTGGAGGTCGACTGAAAATTAAATCAATTTGACAAGGACTATAATTTTTCGTATATTTAATCTCAATAAGATATATCAACGGCTATTTGACAACAGAATATGAAACCAATTTCAAGGGGTTTTTAGCGTGCCTATAAGGAATTGAAACATCATCACTGGGCAACACATAAGCTAAAGGATTATTGTTTTTAGCGTGCCTATAAGGAATTGAAACGGCTTCTCTTTATATTCATCATAAAAAGAATCATAATGGTTTTTAGCGTGCCTATAAGGAATTGAAACTCTACCTCTCATTTTTTCCCAGGTTGTTGTGTCTTGAAAAGTTTTTAGCGTGCCTATAAGGAATTGAAACTTGCGTCCTCATCATACCCTTCTGCTCTTGCCACCTCTTGTTTTTAGCGTGCCTATAAGGAATTGAAACTATCTTTGGTATATTCAGGCAATATTTCTTCTATCTGTTTTTAGAATTCCTGTAAGAAATTGAATTTTTGGTAGCCAAGCTATTACTTTTATGGTTTTAGAAAAACATAGAATTATTTGTTTATCTAAACCTTTATAAATTTTTTCTCAATTTAGGGTCTAATGCATCTCTCAAAGCATCTCCCAGCAGGTTAAAAGCCAGAATTGTAATGAATATTGCTATTCCCGGAGCAAGTATCCATGGATAGTTTGATATGGCTGATATACTCCGTGCAGCTGCAAGCATATTTCCCCAGCTTGCATAAGGTTCCTGAATACCAAGACCAAGCAACGAAAGGGCACTTTCACCAAGAATATATCCGGGAATTGACAAAGTGGCAGCAATTAACAGGTAAGAAAAAGTATTAGGAATTATATGGCGGGTTATTATTCTGAGTGAAGATGCACCATAACTTTTGGCAGCAAGGACAAACTCTTGTTCTCTTATAGATAAAACCATTCCTCTGATTACCCGTGCCAGACCAGCCCAACCAATAAATGAAAGGATAACAACAATCAAGAAATATACCTGCACAGAAGACAGAGTAATAGGGAAAATTGCCCTTAAAGCCAGCATTAGATAAAATCCCGGGAAAGACATTATAATTTCAGATAATCTCATCAGAATATTATCAACTCTACCCCCAAAATAACCGGAAATACCTCCTACAATTGCACCTATAGAAAAGGAAAGTAGAACCCCCACGATCCCAATAGATAGAGAAATTCTGGCGCCGTATAAAAGCCGTGAAAATATATCTCTGCCTAAATTGTCAGCTCCGAGAAGAAATATTTTTCCCTGCTTTACACCAAACAAGTGAATATTTGTAGGAATAAATCCAAGTAAATAATGCTTTTCACCTTCTACAAAAAAGTAAATCGGGTATTTTTTGGAATAATCAATTTTGTATTTTTTAAATACCGGGTCAACCAATTTATATTTATAAACAAACGGTCTTAAATGAAAATTTCCATCTTTATCAAAGAAATGTATCTGCGTAGGTGGATGGTAAGGTGTATCCCGATGCTGTATATCATAAGGATATGGAGCTATAAAATCAGCAAATATTGCCAGAAAATATAGTATTCCCAGCACATATAGGGAAACATAAGCCAGTTTATTTTTCTTTATGTAGTATAGAATTTCTCTCATTTTCTAAAATACTTACCTATTAAAAATCCGTATTTATTTTCAACTGCTGTTTCAAGATTTTTAAGCAGCTCTTCTACCGATTTTCCATCCTCTGGAAAATCTATATAAACCTCAACAACACTTTTATTAAAAAACTCATATATCGCTTTGCTAATAAAATCAGCCCCTTTTTTATCTGTTCCTGTAAGAATTACAAACAGATTATTGTCTATTTCAGCAAAAATATCAGTATTCCTTAAAGCTTCTTTGACAACTTCTTTTAATTTTTCATATTCTTCCTTAAACTCAGGTCTGATAAATGCAATGGCAAAATTCTCCGGGCAGCTAAATCTGTGATTACAGCCAATCATAAATTCAACAAATTTTTGAAAATCCTTAAACTCAATTTCAATAGCCATAATAAAACCCCCAAGTTATTTCAAAACACCTTCAATTTCCCTTTGTCTTACCCTTGGGTCAAGTTTGGCAAGTAGTATATCAGCTATCAGATTACCAATAATCAACATAATAGCACCAATATACAATCCACCCATAACTAGATATAAATCCTGTGATAAAACTGCATCAAGCATAAGCATTCCCATTCCCGGCCAATTAACAATAATCTCAATAAGTGCTGCCCCAGATAGCAAATTAGCAATTTCAAAACCAAGAAGAGTAATAAATGGATTTAATGCATTTCTAAGGGCGTGCCTGAATATTACTTGTTTTTCCGGCAATCCCTTTGCTCTGGCAAACATAACATATTCAGAATGTAAAGCCTCAATCATAGCACTTCTAACAAGTCTAACTATTCCTGCCAGAGAGCCAACTGCCAGAACAAAGGCAGGCAGAGATACATGCCATAATCGGTCTATGATTTTTCCTGTCAGGCTTAGTTGATCATAATCCGGTGAGGTTGCCCCACCTGTCGGAAACAATCCGGTTTTAACCGCAACAAACAAAAGTAAAAATGCCAGAAAAAAGTTAGGAATAGACATAAATGTAAATGAAAACAGTTGTATAAACTTATCAATCCATCTGTTTGGATTTAATGCAGCCCATATTCCCATCGGCACAGCAAGTAGCCACGCCATTAAAGCTGATGTTATAGATAAAAATAGAGTATTTCCTACCCGTTCTTTAATAAGCTCAATAACAGGCAGATGATATGAAAATGAATACCCTAAATCAAATTTTAAAGCATTAATAAGCCATTTAAAATATTGCACTAAAATAGGCTGGTCTAAACCGTATGCCCTCTCAAGCTCTCTTAAAGTTTCCTTTGAAATCTGGGGGTTCATCCTGAGCTGGTCTAAATAATCACCGGGAGCCATCTGGATAATAATAAATGAGATAAATGTAATCCCTATAACGAGGGGTATCATCTGAATAAGTCTTTTAACTATATATAAAAACAAGCTTCCCCCGATAAAAAATTGTTATTTAATATAATTTAACAGAAATTGTATGTATAAAGGAGGAGAAATTGGAAAAGAAAAAATGGAGAACGGCAATAAGCTGGCATTTTGATAAAGAGGCTTATGTAAGGGGATATAATCTGAGGGAACTGGTAAAAAATCTAACCTTTACAGAAGCTATATATCTTGTTCTTAAAGGAGAACTTCCTGATGAAAAAGAAAAAAGAATGTTAGATGCCATATTTGTTGCAACAATTGAACATTCAATCGCTCCCCCTTCTATTATTGCAGCCCGTGCTGTTATAAGCGGAGGAAATTCTTTGCATGTTGGGGTTGGTGCCGGTATTCTTGCCTTTGGGGAAGCCCATGGTGGTGCACTGGAAGGTGCTATGAGATTTTTACAGGAAAATATAGACAAAGACCCTGAAGAAACTGTAAAAGAATATTTTTCGCAGGGAAAAAGAATTCCCGGATATGGTCATAGATACTACAAAGAAGCAGACCCAAGAACACAGACATTATTTGAAATAGCAAAGGAAACAGGATTTTACGGAAAATACTGTCAGTTTGCAGAGGAAGTAGAAAAAGCCATAGAAAAAATCAAAGGTAAAAAATTGGTAATGAATGTTGACGGAGCAATAGCAGCAATAGTATCAGAGATGGGATTTGACTGGAGACTGGGGAAGGGATTTTTTATTATAGGTAGAGTTCCGGGAATAGTTGCCCATGTTTATGAAGAGCTAACAATGGAAAAACCATTTTCAAAAAGACTTGATGAAGAAAAAGAGGTTGAATATTTAGGAGAAAAACCAAGAGAACTTCCGGATAAATATAAAAGATGACAGATTTTGACAAAACTTACTCAGACTTTCAAAGAAGACGCCGTAATATTTTTATAATCTCTGTTACAGTTTTTGTTTTTATTGTTGGAAACCTTTATATCTTTAAAGAGATTTCCAAAGTAAAGGATGTCTTTAACCCGTATATTTTCCTAATCATAATAAATATTGATGTTGTATTTTTCCTCGCTATTCTGGCTATATCCCTCAGGCATCTGATAAAACTATTTTTTGAAAAGAGGGAAACAACAGGCAAGCTCAGGCGGAAACTCTCATTTATTTTAATCTCAATGGTCATCATCCCTGCAATGATACTTTCGGTTGCATCTATAAGCCTTATATCAAATGCAACAAACCTGTGGTTTAGTGGTAAAGTAGAAAAAGCATTAGACCTTACCCAAAAAATAATAGATGAAGATATCAAAACATATTCCCAGCTACTTGATGAAGTTGTCTATATGATAGACACAAAAAAAATAACCCCTTACGAAGCATTTAAAAAATTCAAGATAAACTCAATGATAATCCTTGATAAAAACAAGAAACCTATAATGATTTATGGCAAACCTAAAAAACTGGTTGAAGATTTTGATTTTAAGCTGAAGAAATACATCTTTGAAGAAAATGGCCAGTATTTTCTCAGGTATATAAGAAAATATCAAAAAGATAAATACATAATAATTGAGTATCGTCTGCCACCTTTATTGTCCAGATATAAACAGGAAATAAACTACATATCAGACATTTATTCAAAATTCAGGTATTACAAAAACCCTATCAGAGTTAGCTATATCGTAACTATGCTCACCATTACCATGTTTGTTATCTTTGCTGCCCTGTGGTTTGCCCAGTATGTTGTTAGAAATCTGACTTATCCCCTTGAAAGGCTTGTTGATGCTTCCAAAAAACTGGCACAGGGAAACCTCAATGTAAAGGTTGATATTAAAGCTCCTGATGAAATAGGTATCCTGATAGACGAATTCAATCATATGGTAAAAGAATTAAAAGCTCTCTACCTCCAGCTTGAAAGAAGTAATAAAGAACTGAAGGAAAATAAAGAATACCTTGAAGCTATACTGGAAAACGCCAGAACAGGTGTTATTTATTCTGACAAATACGGCAGGATAGAAAAAATAAACAAAGCAGCAGCAGAGATATTAGGCATAGATCCTTCACAGATAAAAGGAAAGGACATAGAAGAGTTTATGAAAAGTATAGGCTTAGATATAAAAAATATTGAAAAGGAACAGACCATAAATGTTGATGGAAAGATAATAATAGCCAGAATAACAAAATTATCAAACAAGGGATACGTCCTTGTCTTTGACGATATAACAGATGTTGTAGCTGCAGAAAAAGTCCTTGCGTGGAAGGAGATAGCCCAGAGAATAGCCCATGAAATAAAAAATCCACTTACACCTATTAGACTTTCTGCAGAAAGGATAAAAAGACAGTATCATAACGGCAACCCAAAATTCCCAGAAATTTTGGAAAAAGCTGTTAATGTTATATTCACAGAAGTTGACCATTTATCAAAGCTGGTTAAAGAGTTTGGTCAGTTCGCGGCCTCAGGGAGACAGATAACTAAAAACGAAATTAATCTAAAACAGCTAATCAAAGAAATAGCAGATAGTTATCAATCGGAAAAATTCAAAATAGAAGTAGATATTTCTGATGATATATCCTTAAAAGCGGATAAAAAACTGCTTAGACAGGCATTTTTAAATCTGGTTCAAAATAGCTATGAAAGTATAGATAAAGAAATTGGAGTCTTAAAAATTAAAGCAGAGAAAGAAGACGGCAAGATTATTATTACCTTTAAGGATAACGGAAAAGGAATTCCCCAGTCAGAGCTTGAAAAGATTTTTATTCCTTATTATTCCAAGAAATCAAAAGGTTCAGGCCTTGGCCTTGCCATAACAAAGGAAATCATAGAAAACCATGGTGGAAATATAAAAGCCCTTCCTTCAGAGGAAGGGGCTGTTTTTAGAGTAGAACTACCTTTATCCTGATATTTCCTTAACAAAAGATACAAGAAGTTTATTGAACTCTTCAGGATTTTCAAATGGTGGCAGATGTGCACTATTAGCAAGTTCATAAAATTTTGCATTAGGAATGCCATCTGCAATCTTTTTTACTATTTCAGGGGGAGTAACTTTTTCATCATCTTTTCCTGCCACAACAATTGTTGGAACATTTATGCTTGATAGCAATCCTGTATTATCCGGTCTTATGGCAAGGGCTTTAAGAGCCTTTATAATTCCCTCTTCTGTAGCCTGATTCATTATGCATTTTAGTTCTTCCATTTTGTTTTTATCTGCCTTAGTAGCTGGTGATGTTTGGGTATCAAGCATAAACTCTATAAGAAAATCCTTTCCTTCTTTTTCCACTTTTTCTACGGTTGCATATCTTGCCTTTTTGGCTTCTTCTGTATCGGCTTCAGCTCTTGTGGAGACAAAAACAAATCCCTTAACAATATCCGGATATCTTCTCCATAGGTCAAACATAATATATCCACCCATGCTATCTCCCACAGGAATAACCTTTTTAACCCCTAAATCTTTTACTTTTGACAGAATGGCATCTGTAAGGGTTTCTACTGTGTATTCGGCAGGAAAATTCCTTTCTTCCCCAAAACCTGGATAATCAACGGCAATATAAGGAATTCCCTCTTTTTCAAGTGCTTCAAACTGGTATTTATACATATTTTTATTTAATGGAAATGCATGTAAAAAAAGAACTGCCTCAGGTATAAAAGCTCTCATTTTAACCCTCCTTGTAGTTTTTTATTTATTATATGTTTTTTCACTTCCTTTTCACTATTTAAGGAATAAATTTTTTAGTATGAAAATACTGGTGGTTGAAGATAATCAGGAACTTAACAATACGCTTAAAGAGATATTGGAATTAAATGATTATATTGTAGATTCTGTTTTAGATGGTGAACAAGCTTTAGAGTTTGCCAATCTATACGAGTATGATCTTATAATTCTAGACATAATGCTACCTAAAATTGATGGATATAAGGTTTGTCAAATTTTAAGGGAGAAAGGTAATAATACCCCTGTTCTGATGTTAACTGCAAAAGACACATTACAGGACAAAGTGAAAGGCCTTGATATAGGTGCAGATGATTATCTGGTAAAACCATTTGAGATAGAGGAGCTTCTTGCAAGGGTAAGGGCATTAATAAGAAGAGTATCCACTGAGAAAAATAAGATAGTCCAGCTGGGTGATATAAAGATAGACCTTGAAAAAAGAGAAGTTTACAGGGATGGAAAAAGCCTTGTTATAACCCCTAAGCTTTTCTGTATTCTTGAACAACTGATTAGAAATAGAGGAAAAATCGTTACTTATGAAAGTCTTATGAATAAATGCTGGGATATAACAGATTATCCGTCTAAAGAAACTGTCAGGGCAAACATAAAACTCCTGAGAAAAATACTTCAGGACAAAGATATCATCCAGAACATTTCCGGTGTAGGATATAAAATAGAATGAAACTTGACCAGTTTCTT includes the following:
- a CDS encoding alpha/beta hydrolase, with amino-acid sequence MRAFIPEAVLFLHAFPLNKNMYKYQFEALEKEGIPYIAVDYPGFGEERNFPAEYTVETLTDAILSKVKDLGVKKVIPVGDSMGGYIMFDLWRRYPDIVKGFVFVSTRAEADTEEAKKARYATVEKVEKEGKDFLIEFMLDTQTSPATKADKNKMEELKCIMNQATEEGIIKALKALAIRPDNTGLLSSINVPTIVVAGKDDEKVTPPEIVKKIADGIPNAKFYELANSAHLPPFENPEEFNKLLVSFVKEISG
- a CDS encoding response regulator transcription factor is translated as MKILVVEDNQELNNTLKEILELNDYIVDSVLDGEQALEFANLYEYDLIILDIMLPKIDGYKVCQILREKGNNTPVLMLTAKDTLQDKVKGLDIGADDYLVKPFEIEELLARVRALIRRVSTEKNKIVQLGDIKIDLEKREVYRDGKSLVITPKLFCILEQLIRNRGKIVTYESLMNKCWDITDYPSKETVRANIKLLRKILQDKDIIQNISGVGYKIE
- a CDS encoding ATP-binding protein, with the translated sequence MTDFDKTYSDFQRRRRNIFIISVTVFVFIVGNLYIFKEISKVKDVFNPYIFLIIINIDVVFFLAILAISLRHLIKLFFEKRETTGKLRRKLSFILISMVIIPAMILSVASISLISNATNLWFSGKVEKALDLTQKIIDEDIKTYSQLLDEVVYMIDTKKITPYEAFKKFKINSMIILDKNKKPIMIYGKPKKLVEDFDFKLKKYIFEENGQYFLRYIRKYQKDKYIIIEYRLPPLLSRYKQEINYISDIYSKFRYYKNPIRVSYIVTMLTITMFVIFAALWFAQYVVRNLTYPLERLVDASKKLAQGNLNVKVDIKAPDEIGILIDEFNHMVKELKALYLQLERSNKELKENKEYLEAILENARTGVIYSDKYGRIEKINKAAAEILGIDPSQIKGKDIEEFMKSIGLDIKNIEKEQTINVDGKIIIARITKLSNKGYVLVFDDITDVVAAEKVLAWKEIAQRIAHEIKNPLTPIRLSAERIKRQYHNGNPKFPEILEKAVNVIFTEVDHLSKLVKEFGQFAASGRQITKNEINLKQLIKEIADSYQSEKFKIEVDISDDISLKADKKLLRQAFLNLVQNSYESIDKEIGVLKIKAEKEDGKIIITFKDNGKGIPQSELEKIFIPYYSKKSKGSGLGLAITKEIIENHGGNIKALPSEEGAVFRVELPLS